The proteins below come from a single Mus musculus strain C57BL/6J chromosome 5, GRCm38.p6 C57BL/6J genomic window:
- the Acox3 gene encoding peroxisomal acyl-coenzyme A oxidase 3 isoform X5 — protein MSVVNLKLAVSIAIRFSATRCQFGPTDKEEIPVLEYPLQQWRILPYLAAAYALDHFSKTIFMDLIEVQSARLRGDHSDQQAELGREIHALASAGKPLASWTAQRGIQECREACGGHGYLAMNRFGDLRNDNDPNCTYEGDNNVLLQQTSNYLLSLLEPPLQDGAHFTSPLKTVDFLEAYPGILGQKFLGSSKADWMDSAAPLAAYRWLVCYLLQESHRRYCQEKKSRGSDFEARNNSQVYGCRPLALAFMELTVMQRFHEHIHSSGLSPSLRTVLGRLSTLYGLWCLSQHMALLYRGGYISGEQTGRAMEDAILTLCEQLKDDAVALVDVIAPSDFVLNSPIAKADGELYKNLWAAVLQQNGVLERAAWWPEFSANKSVADRLKSQL, from the exons ATGTCTGTGGTCAACCTGAAGCTGGCCGTGTCCATAGCCATCCGGTTCTCGGCCACACGGTGTCAGTTTGGACCCACGGATAAGGAAGAGATTCCTGTCCTTGAATATCCACTGCAG CAATGGCGCATACTTCCGTACCTGGCGGCTGCCTATGCCTTGGACCACTTCTCTAAGACAATCTTCATGGACTTGATAGAGGTGCAGAGTGCCCGGCTCAGGGGAGACCACAGCGACCAGCAG GCAGAACTCGGACGTGAGATCCATGCTCTGGCATCGGCTGGCAAGCCTCTAGCCTCATGGACAGCCCAGCGGGGTATCCAGGAGTGCCGTGAGGCGTGTGGGGGACATGGCTACCTGGCCA TGAACCGGTTTGGTGACCTCAGAAACGACAACGACCCAAACTGTACCTATGAAGGTGACAACAATGTCCTGCTGCAGCAGACCAGCAACTACCTGCTCAGCCTCCTGGAGCCTCCTCTCCAAG ACGGAGCTCACTTCACAAGCCCTCTCAAGACCGTGGACTTTCTGGAAGCCTATCCTGGAATCTTGGGCCAGAAGTTCCTGGGCTCCAGCAAGGCTGACTGGATGGACTCAGCAG CCCCCCTGGCAGCCTACCGCTGGCTTGTTTGCTACTTGCTCCAAGAGAGCCATCGGAGATACTGCCAAGAGAAAAAGTCCAGAGGCAGTGACTTTGAAGCAAGAAACAACAGCCAG GTGTACGGCTGCCGGCCCCTGGCCCTGGCCTTCATGGAACTCACCGTGATGCAGCGATTCCACGAACATATACACAGCTCcggtctgtctccatctctgcggACTGTGCTCGGGCGGCTCAGCACGCTCTACGGCCTGTGGTGCCTGAGCCAGCACATGGCCCTGCTCTACCGAG GTGGCTACATTTCTGGGGAACAAACAGGAAGAGCGATGGAGGACGCCATCCTGACCCTGTGTGAGCAG CTGAAAGACGATGCGGTGGCCTTGGTAGATGTCATCGCCCCCTCCGACTTTGTTCTGAACTCCCCAATTGCCAAAGCTGATGGTGAG CTCTATAAAAACCTGTGGGCAGCTGTCCTGCAGCAGAATGGTGTGCTAGAGCGTGCCGCCTGGTGGCCCGAGTTCTCTGCCAACAAATCTGTAGCCGACAGGCTAAAGTCCCAGCTGTAG
- the Acox3 gene encoding peroxisomal acyl-coenzyme A oxidase 3 isoform X4: protein MSVVNLKLAVSIAIRFSATRCQFGPTDKEEIPVLEYPLQQWRILPYLAAAYALDHFSKTIFMDLIEVQSARLRGDHSDQQAELGREIHALASAGKPLASWTAQRGIQECREACGGHGYLAMNRFGDLRNDNDPNCTYEGDNNVLLQQTSNYLLSLLEPPLQDGAHFTSPLKTVDFLEAYPGILGQKFLGSSKADWMDSAAPLAAYRWLVCYLLQESHRRYCQEKKSRGSDFEARNNSQVYGCRPLALAFMELTVMQRFHEHIHSSGLSPSLRTVLGRLSTLYGLWCLSQHMALLYRGGYISGEQTGRAMEDAILTLCEQLKDDAVALVDVIAPSDFVLNSPIAKADGEVRGMPPVAAEDTISWKLSYLGSFLGTREIRWCHSSLPLLLCVLDPIPDHQPSPHRTGKLHRCPGVTYRSQPPPSLHACCPHGPYSSVTDMASEP from the exons ATGTCTGTGGTCAACCTGAAGCTGGCCGTGTCCATAGCCATCCGGTTCTCGGCCACACGGTGTCAGTTTGGACCCACGGATAAGGAAGAGATTCCTGTCCTTGAATATCCACTGCAG CAATGGCGCATACTTCCGTACCTGGCGGCTGCCTATGCCTTGGACCACTTCTCTAAGACAATCTTCATGGACTTGATAGAGGTGCAGAGTGCCCGGCTCAGGGGAGACCACAGCGACCAGCAG GCAGAACTCGGACGTGAGATCCATGCTCTGGCATCGGCTGGCAAGCCTCTAGCCTCATGGACAGCCCAGCGGGGTATCCAGGAGTGCCGTGAGGCGTGTGGGGGACATGGCTACCTGGCCA TGAACCGGTTTGGTGACCTCAGAAACGACAACGACCCAAACTGTACCTATGAAGGTGACAACAATGTCCTGCTGCAGCAGACCAGCAACTACCTGCTCAGCCTCCTGGAGCCTCCTCTCCAAG ACGGAGCTCACTTCACAAGCCCTCTCAAGACCGTGGACTTTCTGGAAGCCTATCCTGGAATCTTGGGCCAGAAGTTCCTGGGCTCCAGCAAGGCTGACTGGATGGACTCAGCAG CCCCCCTGGCAGCCTACCGCTGGCTTGTTTGCTACTTGCTCCAAGAGAGCCATCGGAGATACTGCCAAGAGAAAAAGTCCAGAGGCAGTGACTTTGAAGCAAGAAACAACAGCCAG GTGTACGGCTGCCGGCCCCTGGCCCTGGCCTTCATGGAACTCACCGTGATGCAGCGATTCCACGAACATATACACAGCTCcggtctgtctccatctctgcggACTGTGCTCGGGCGGCTCAGCACGCTCTACGGCCTGTGGTGCCTGAGCCAGCACATGGCCCTGCTCTACCGAG GTGGCTACATTTCTGGGGAACAAACAGGAAGAGCGATGGAGGACGCCATCCTGACCCTGTGTGAGCAG CTGAAAGACGATGCGGTGGCCTTGGTAGATGTCATCGCCCCCTCCGACTTTGTTCTGAACTCCCCAATTGCCAAAGCTGATGGTGAGGTAAGGGGAATGCCCCCTGTGGCCGCTGAGGACACAATTTCCTGGAAATTGTCATACTTGGGGAGCTTTCTGGGGACAAGAGAAATCAGGTGGTGTCACAGTTCTTTGCCACTCCTGCTCTGTGTCTTGGATCCCATTCCTGACCACCAGCCTTCACCCCACAGAACAGGGAAGTTGCACCGTTGTCCTGGAGTGACATACAGGTCCCAgcctcctccatccctccatgCCTGCTGTCCACATGGGCCCTACAGCTCAGTCACAGACATGGCGTCAGAGCCATAA